GAAAATTGTTTGATTCATGAAATCTCAAATTGGTGTCTAGAAATACAAAGGGCTGACAACTAAGTAAGAACCATGGAAATCATCCATCTTGGAAGTTTACACTTCACACTATACAGAACCATTTCTGAGGAAATGTAAATGGTTAAGTTATGAATCAAAATATGGTAATGATCAATACATGTTTCTATCATCCCATGCAGAAAAGAAAGCTTTACAGTAGGCCATTTGAAAGGTAGACATGTTTTACTGTTGAGCAATTTCAATGATTGATATCCCTCTGGGGGCTTTAAAATCCTAATTATAAACTggttggttcgagccctgaatgctgtttggctgacagccgtggtatatcagacagtataccacgggtatgacaaaatatttattttactgctctaattaagttggtaaccagtttataatagcaataaggcacctcaggggtttgtggtaaatgcgttgtgcgtaagaacagcccttaggtgtggtatattggccatataccacacctcctcgggcattattgcttaaatatacattTAGGCTAATGGATACAGGCAATTAGCCTAGTGGGATTCGAACTCGCGACCTAccagttactagcccaacactttaacctctaggctacctccCGCCCAATGCAGCCTCAGCAAGGTTAAAGAAAATGCCTGGCATTGGCAAATACATTTCTTCTCTGGTCAATTTCATTCACGTGGAGAAACATAATGGATTCCTGAACAGACTATACCTCTTGATGAGGAACACCATTGAGGGCGCaccatttaattttttttataacaTGGTTCTACAACAAAGACATAAGTGCTGAATTGCAGGAAGAAAACTCATAAGTGATTCAACAATGCTTTGACGCAAGGTCATAAAATGTAGTTTTGTCCAAGTGCTGGAACTATTCAATGAAGCTGACAATCCAGACCAGTTAACCGCTGGAGGTTTGGAAGATGCAGGACACAATTTTGAGATGCAAGTGCCAGCCACTATCATAGTAAAATATTGATATGGCTAAGAGTGGGAAAGGAATGATTACATAAGAGCAAAATAAAAATGCCTTATTTGTTTATAAAGTCTTCAATGACAcgaaaaaatataaacaatggAGCAATGGTGTTTTGGTTATGATAAGGTAAGACACTTTTCCTGACCTCATGAAGGTGTTTATAAATCCTATACTTCAAGAGCTATATTTTAGTACTTTAAATCACCAGAAGTCTTAAAGCTTTACAGCTTAAGTTTTCAAGGTATGGGTCAAGATGTCAGTAAAATGATTTCATGCCATAATTGGATTATGTCACCCGTTAAAGTGGAAATGTAGGCCTACTTAATCTGGAAATAATCCACTTCATTTCAGAGTAATTGCACTCATTGAAGTCACTGAAGGCACTGCACTAAACCTGTATATAAGACCTGTATATAAGACCTGTATATAACTGTATTCTCATGTTTCTTTCCTTTTTTTCTTTCACGTTTCACATGTTTTCATCCCATCTACATTACTACCTTTAttgtgcattgttgggaaagagctcacAAATTAAGCATTTAACTGTACTGTTTTATacctgctgtatcctgtgcatgtgacaataacaCTTGAAACTTAAGTCGGTTGAGCACATCAATGTCTTGAATACAATTATTCTGCAAACTCGCACGCATACTAACAGGCAATGACAGCACTgtgcacttaaatagcaaatgtgtaaTAACACGTATGGCACTATTATAACCATAGTTAATGTCTGGGGATGTGAATGACAATGGCGTGAAAAATAACCATGTTACCTGAATCTCCCTTGCGTGGTATATGATAACCAGACCAAGAAGAATGATTGTAGAAAGACTTATCAGGCATTTTAGAGCTAATGAATACAAGGACTCCTGCAAAAAGAAAAATAGCAATATTAATACAACAACACATGTAATCATACAACAAACAGTAGTaatctttaaaaaaagaaaacaaaagaagCTATATTAGTAAACCCTGTCTAAATGCTCTTTATGCTTGGGATACCATGTGTCACTATGTCAATGGAGCATGTAAGCCTACCTGGACTAAATGATCGAGAGCCTATCCAGCCATGTAAGGTATAGCTGATTGCATGGTTTACGGGATACATCTTCAGTTTTCACTGCCTAAATATTGATTTGTAAATAAAACAAGGCGACTATACTACTACTGGTTTAATGCACTTTAAAATCAAACTTTCTGTTTTTCCTGGTCCATTCAACATGCCAGTCAATTAATTTGCCCGacctagatattactgcacggtacCGGGATTGAGTTGAATACGTACCTTTCCATATGCCCCCCATGAGAGTTCAgtctctataaccataacaacgATCCCAAACATCCCAAAGATCAAAGCATAGTCGCTGAGGCGCTTCCTTTTCTCAAACAAGGCCCTTCTATGTCCAAGCTTTTGCCCAATGTTCTGGTTCTTCTTTTTACCCGATTTACTGCCACTGTTGTTACATCCACCCCCTCCGTCTCCCGATGCGTAAGGCATCAGGGTGGTCGAATTGTTCTCCGGTTTAGATGCTAGGGTGTCCGACGCATCTGCGGTGGAAATTGGTTGTAAAGGCTGGGACTCTGAATCAAACTCGTGTAGGTTTCTGCGGGACGAGCTCAAGTTGCTCAGCGGCCGCATTACGCCGCCGTTGTATCTGCAGCTGCTCATGGCTATTTCGTTATACGAGTTACTCTCTTTGTGGCTGCTGCTCGGGCTGCCCCGCTGCCGATTGTGGCAGTGCTGATGGTGGTGATGTCTGGATGAACTACCATGACTGGAGGGCTTGAACTCACAGACGCTAAATTGACAACCTTGTCTCGAAGACGTTACGGATGGCGTCCTTAAAGTTCCTTGAGTGGTCGCCGACGTCCCGCGAAAAACTAGGCTTTTTCTTGCATCACAGGTACAGTTCTTGCAGGTGCAGCATTGGTTGCGCTGCTTAGTGAAGCGTTCCTCTCGTCCGCAGTAGTGCTGATACTTACAGTGATGCTGGAACTGCTGCTCTTGAAATAAATCGTTCTTCAACTGCAATGGGGTTTCCATGTCAGTGCTGCTGTTTAAAGCAGCAGTCGAGTACCACCATGCACCCGCCGAAGGGCGTTGTGGTGGGTAAAGGAGGACAGCTACAGAGCAAGATTAGACCCATTTCGGCTCCTGTAGAATGTAAGCGATGCCTCGGATTGGATAGACAGAACCAACACAACTGTTTTGACGTCATTGAAAAGGTTGCAACATCTTTTGGAATGTTCACCCAAGGAAAGTAGCATGTCAGTAGAGGAAAAACTATCTTACAAGTGAGACTGCTGAGACTGCTCATGATGAGGAATAACATCATTGAGGGTGAAATATAAGGTTATTCCATAGGCTCCTAAACTAAGCCTACCGCTATACATGTACATTGGATCTCTTACCGATGTTCACACTAATGTTCACTATAATATAACAGTGGGGTAGCCTACCATACACTAAAACAAATGTGCTAAACAACTTATATCATATATTGTTTGGTGTACACAATGTCTATGTGGGTGccaataaaacatttaaacttgGATTACATTGTAAATGCACATATATCCATTGCATTCGTGAAATAACAACCAAAACAATGTTAAGCCTTATAAAGATGTAGCTTAAAATCGTTTTTCCATCATCCAATATTCTTCTGGTTTAAAATGCCTTTTATCAGCATGCACTATTTTAGGCTGGTATTGAAGGTAAGAGATAAGAGATCATAAACATTTTATGTAGCCTAGCCTACTGACACAGTTAAGTCACCAGAGGATTTTGGCGGTGTGGGTTTGAATGGGCTCATTGGCTGCCGCACTGACTACCGCAGTCGAAAGCACGTCACGGCTCGATGAAGATGTTGATGGTAAACACGCAACGTCAACACCATaggaacaaaaaaaaaatgtcaccatGAATGACCCATGCCAATGTCTGTGTTTTTTCTAATGAACAGCTAAATTGTGTTAGTGTCTCTCTCATTATCTACAAAAAATCTACTGCATTTGGGAGCCAAAAAATATAGCCCCACTCCTGTGATAGGATAGGCACACTCAATTCCGACAGGAACCCtctattggagataatatactgGAGATAATATAGCCTATTATTTTTAAGCAGTTTATGTTTTAACAACCAAACCTCTCAATGTATCAAGTGTATGTTACTAGGGCTAATCGTGTAGCCTACTCTTGAACATGGACAGTGATAGGTTTACTAGTTGCTTAGTCCAGATGAGTTACAATTACATTATTCAGGATACAATACATTGTTCATGGTCAGAATAGAGCACATGCTATGGTATCACTCAAAATCATTGTCCATTGTTTTATCAATCGGTAGTAGAAAGCCTATGCGTTGCGGATGTGCTGATTGATCCACTCAAGATGTGGATATTAAATTCACAAGGTATGTGCCTGTTCATCTTGGTTACAATTATTGGTCAGAGACCATGTGACTTGCAATCCAGCATGACTGCGGGTAGTCGTCTGAAACCTCAGACTGATGTGATCGCTGGTGGCGGTGTTATTAATGGAGTGGAGGAGTTGTGTCACCCATGAGGAAATATAGGTAAGTGCTCCATATTGAGCATCTGGGGAGCCATAAAGCAAAACCTGAACATAATCATCCACAAGTCTCGGGTGCCGCTGTAACTACAAAGTATATTTTAAACATCCAAAATCTTTCTCTCAAACTAGGCCTAATATTTTTTAATCCTGAATTAGAATCCTGCATGTTCTGGTTGAGATATACTATTTAAATAATTATAGAGCTCAATATATAGTAGACTACGTGGTTAATTAAACTCCAATCCCCTCTAATTATGAAGGGATCTCCAGGTTAGAACAATTAACCTATGCACCAGTGACTCCAAACCTTGAAAATGTCATTTAATGAGGGGAGCTGTCCAAGGTCCTGAAGAAGAGTAACCAACGTCAGTCACCTACAGACTGTGTTGCCCCTTTAAatcctttctttctttttttacacTAGATCGCAATGCGCACTTGTCTCTGATTGGCTGGTCTGACTGCCCACGTGTCGTTTTCGGAATTCGTCGGAAAcaaagttgctagctagctagctattttaaGCAATGAAACGTTACGAAGTGTTGTAAAAATGTTTCTATAATCGGTAAAGAGGACGCCCGATGGCAATAATGTAGGTAGCTATTTTACGAGTATAGGTCAGAGGTAGAACCATTCACGTTGCAGAAAGCATCTTACATGCATGAATTAGCGTCGTTAGCAACATCTATCTCCATACACGGAATGcaaggcagctagctagctaatacgcGTCAATTGAAAAACAGAATAACGTTTAATATCCTCTCTGGTGAAGGATccattagctagcttgctattcTTGCCGACAGCGAACGGTCATTGAGGCCGGCTTGTTTGATTTCACGATGATGCTTGTTAGGTCGAACACACATTTTTAACACTCAACTGCAGCTACCGTGGTCAATTGTTGTGAGCTCATTTTGAGTAGGATAATACTGTAGCAGCTAGCAGAATCAAATAATATTACAACGATGAATCAAAGAAGATTTATCAACCATAACACAGACTCAGTGAATGAAGATCTCACGGAGCAACAAACACATGGTAATAGAGCGCACTTACGGTTTTGTCTAGGACACAGCTTTGGTCAACattgacttttcgtagcaggttaggataattaggaaaagggttagggttacctaacatatacattttacgtcaatttgacaaaagctgtatcccttctagaCATGACCCTTGCTTACATAGACCACACACTTATCTGAAAACGTTCGATTTCCGGTTGGCAAAGGTGGTCCCTGTAGTGCCTGATCCCAGACCCAGTATTGACACTGGAATGTAAACCAAGACATGTTTGGACATTTTTTACCCATATAGAAAACCCAACCAAGACTAACTATCAAAATAAGGCCTTTTTGACAAGTAGTCAACATGCCCATCCAGCTCCCACAGTAGGCACTTTTGTGTTGattatttttgctttgacattTTTCACTTGCAGATACTGTTGTCCCGGAGACCCCAGAGCTCAAACGTCCCCCAGGGCCCGGCTCAGTGAGAGGCATGGAAAGCGTGGTACTAGACTCTGATTCAGATGAGGAGATATCAGGGTCTTCCATGATGTTGTCGGGGAAGTAAGTTAGTTGCTACCAAACTCATCTAAATAATGTAAATCAGACTACACCACTCTAGGTTTATACAGGGTCGAGGAAAGCATGTGTATTAATATATATCATCAAGATTCTACTAAAGTTAACCTGCCACAGGTCACATGGCTCCATCCGTCTTACCTGCACCAGGCCTTCAACACAAGGCATGTACAAGTGATTGGGGGGGATTTGTCACACCTGTGACATACTAATAGGCAGGTGGATGTACTGGTGCCATACACACATCTTCTAATGCTTGAGCTCCTTTCAGggacctatttcagtccaagttaaGTACTGGACACACACTAATCAAAATCGTGAGGATTTCTTTTTTTATGATTCAAGACTCCTGCTTTCTTTGATAAAGGAGTCTGGAAAAAGAAGCAGTTACGGGTGCTGTTATCATACTGTCAGATGAGGAGATGAGAACCTCTCTACAGAGAAATGGCAGCCAGCTCCCCAAAAACATATCGGGAAGTCAAGGTGAGGGTTCATTAATCCTATCCCTGGCCTTAATACTTGCTGTTGTACAATTACATGTACAGTGATGCAATCTATACTATTGAATGGAATGGAATCTTCTGTTTCATGTTCTGTAGCCTGCTCTGTGACATGGAGGTCAATGAGTTAGTGAAACGTTAGCCCATTCATAGAGGCTAACTACCTTTAGCGCCAATTGATGATAGTATCTTCTGGCCGagggagttttgttaagagccctGACACTTGCTCTAAATATTAACACGCATCGCTTGCGGTACAGTTTGGAAACATAAGGTTAAATTACTGCACACCTTTTTATCGGGTTAGGGTTTCCTCATGGCCATAAATCCATGCTGCAGCGCTTGTTTACAGAAAACAGAAGGAAGACAGTCAACTACTGGTGTTAATTAGCTAtctctgaacacctgtgtgtgTTACAGAAGAAGTACGTCAGAAACGTGTTGTAACTGTGTTAAAACTGTGTACAGTAAGTGTATCTTTTCCATTTGTGAAATGACTTTGCTGTGCTATGAAAGTAGAgggctttatgtttctagaaccgtacCAATGAGAATCGATTCACTTTTTAGATGGCTATTTTGGATGCCAGAGCCAGTTTACCTCTGAATATAACATAAGGTCCTTGGATGTTAAAGGAGTAGGCTTTAACAGTACATTCTTGGGTTAGAGAAACATGAAAAGTACATATAACTGAGACTTCTATTCCCAGCAGCACAAACTAGATAGAGTGTGGTGATGTTCACGCTGTGTTAACCCCTTAATGTCCTGCTTTAGACCCAGACCGGAAGAGGAGACTAGAGGTGTGTGACAACTCCCAGCAGAGTGGGGCATCAAACTCCAGCAAGAAACCAGCCCTTGAGGAGGATTCAGTGGTGAGTCCAGCTGTCTGCACTCCTATCGCTCCTCCAGCTTCCCTGACACCCCAaaccggggaggggggggggggaggggggggggggggggggtgcatcttCAGTTTACACCTGACATGTGAGATCTGTGTTGAGCTAGAGATTTACTAAAGCAATTTAGCAACAGTGCCACGCTCATGGGTACAAGAGCTGCATGGCCCACCTGAGATTCTGACCTCCAGGTTATTACCCTGACCAAGATGATGTACTACCACCCTGCTTGTTCATGTATTATCTGTCTTCTCCAGTAGAGAGGGGGTAGGCTTGCATGGGGAGGAGCTCTCAGTCTAATTGGTCTGCCTGCCTTGGGACTTCATGCTCCAGTGTGTTTCTGTCCCGCCAGACAGATGATTCTGAGGATGAGGGTCCAGAGCCCAGCTGGAAGAGCCAGGAGGACATGGTGAGGAAACTGCAGACTAAGTTTCCCCGTCTGGTCAAGGAGGTGAGGCTTCTATCGGCTGTAGAATCCCACTCTGCCAACAACAGGCCCTGTGTTCTCCCTCACTGCAGTTCCACAACACATTCATCAGTGCCTTAAATGTTTGGCAAATGTGAACTAATATTGTTTGAAATGAGTGGGAGTTGCATATTAATAATTTATTTTGACAAAAGGTGTTTTGTTTACGACTATCTGTTTGTCTTATCCTGCATACACACAGGAGCTTAGAGAAGTGCTTCTCGAGCATGATTGGCACTTTGAGGACACCCTAGAAGCACTGCACATGTTTTCAGAGGAGGGTAAGAGTTTtgtgtttcatggtgtgtctctctgtctgcgtgtgtttcatggtgtgtctctctgtctgcgtgtgtttcatggtgtgtctctctgtctgcgtgtgtttcatggtgtgtctctctgtctgcgtgtgtttcatggtgtgtctctctgtctgcttgtgtttcatggtgtgtctctctgtctgcgtgtgtttcatggtgtgtctctctgtctgcgtgtgtttcatggtgtgtctctgtctgcgtgtgtttcatggtgtgtctctctctctgtctgcgtgtgtttcatggtgtgtctctctctctgtctgcatgtgtttcatggtgtgtctctctgtctgcatgtgtttcatggtgtgtctctctgtctgcgtgtgtttcatggtgtgtctctctgtctgcgtgtgtttcatggtgtgtctctctgtctgcgtgtgtttcatggtgtgtctctctgtctgcgtgtgtttcatggtgtctctctctctgtctgcgtgtgtttcatggtgtctctctctctctgtctgcgtgtgtttcatggtctctctctctctctgtctgcgtgtgtttcatggtctctctctctctctgtctccgtgtgtttcatggtgtgtctctctctctgtctctgtgtgtttcatggtgtctctctctctgtctccgtgtgtttcatggtgtgtctctctctctgtctccgtgtgtttcatggtgtctctctctctctgtatgcgtgtgtttcatggtgtgtctctctctctgtctgcgtgtgtttcatggtgtgtctctctctctgtctgtgtgtgtttcatggtgtgtctctctctctgtctccgtgtgtttcatggtgtgtctctctctctgtctctgtgtgtttcatggtctctctctctctctgtctccgtgtgtttcatggtctctctctctctctgtctccgtgtgtttcatggtgtgtctctctctctgtctccgtgtgtttcatggtgtgtctctctctctgtctccgtgtgcttcatggtgtctctctctctctgtatgcgtgtgtttcatggtgtgtctctctctctgtctgcgtgtgtttcatggtgtgtctctctctctgtctgcgtgtgtttcatggtgtgtctctctctgtctgcgtgtgtttcatggtgtctctctctgtctgcgtgtgtttcatggtgtctctctcgttctctgtgtgtttcatcgtgtgtatttctctctgtctgcgtgtgtttcatggtgtgtctctctgtctgcgtgtgtttcatggtgtgtctctctgtctgcgtgtgtttcatggtgtgtctctgtctgcgtgtgtttcatggtgtgtctctctctctgtctgcgtgtgtttcatggtgtgtctctctctctgtctgcatgtgtttcatggtgtgtctctctgtctgcatgtgtttcatggtgtgtctctctgtctgcgtgtgtttcatggtgtgtctctctgtctgcgtgtgtttcatggtgtgtctctctgtctgcgtgtgtttcatggtgtgtctctctgtctgcgtgtgtttcatggtgtctctctctctgtctgcgtgtgtttcatggtgtctctctctctctgtctgcgtgtgtttcatggtctctctctctctctgtctgcgtgtgtttcatggtctctctctctctctgtctccgtgtgtttcatggtgtgtctctctctctgtctctgtgtgtttcatggtgtctctctctctgtctccgtgtgtttcatggtgtgtctctctctctgtctccgtgtgtttcatggtgtctctctctctctgtatgcgtgtgtttcatggtgtgtctctctctctgtctgcgtgtgtttcatggtgtgtctctctctctgtctgtgtgtgtttcatggtgtgtctctctctctgtctccgtgtgtttcatggtgtgtctctctctctgtctctgtgtgtttcatggtctctctctctctctgtctccgtgtgtttcatggtctctctctctctctgtctccgtgtgtttcatggtgtgtctctctctctgtctccgtgtgtttcatggtgtgtctctctctctgtctccgtgtgcttcatggtgtctctctctctctgtatgcgtgtgtttcatggtgtgtctctctctctgtctgcgtgtgtttcatggtgtgtctctctctctgtctgcgtgtgtttcatggtgtgtctctctctgtctgcgtgtgtttcatggtgtctctctctgtctgcgtgtgtttcatggtgtctctctcgttctctgtgtgtttcatcgtgtgtatttctctctgtctgcgtgtgtttcatggtgtgtctctctgtctccgtgtgtttcatggtgtgtctctgtctccgtgtgtttcatggtgtgtctttctgtctccgtgtgtttcatggtgtgtctttctgtctccgtgtgtttcatggtgtctctctctgtctgcgtgtgtttcatggtgtgtctctctgtctccgtgtgtttcatggtgtgtctctgtctccgtgtgtttcatggtgtctctctctgtctgcgtgtgtttcatggtgtgtctctctgtctctgtgtgtttcatggtgtgtctctgtctccgtgtgtttcatggtgtctctctctctgtctccgtgtgtttcatggtgtgtctttctctctgtctgcgtgtgtttcatggtgtgtatttctctctgtctgcgagtgtttcatggtgtctctctcggtctccgtgtgtttcatggtgtgcctctctctgtctgcgtgtgtttcatggtgtctctctcggtctccgtgtgtttcatggtgtgtatttctctctgtctgcgtgtttcatggtgtctctctctgtctgcgtgtgtttcatggtgtgtatttctctctgtctgcgtgtgtttcatggtgtgtctctctgtctgcatgtgtttcatggtgtctctctctgtctgcgtgtgtttcatggtgtctctctcgttctctgtgtgtttcatggtgtgtatttctctctgtctgcgtgtgtttcatggtgtgtctctctgtctccgtgtgtttcatggtgtgtctctgtctccgtgtgtttcatggtgtctctctctctgtctccgtgtgtttcatggtgtgtctttctgtctccgtgtgtttcatggtgtctctctctgtctgcgtgtgtttcatggtgtgtctctctgtctccgtgtgtttcatggtgtgtctctgtctccgtgtgtttcatggtgtctctctctgtctgcgtgtgtttcatggtgtgtctctctgtctccgtgtgtttcatggtgtgtctctgtctccgtgtgtttcatggtgtctctctctgtctgcgtgtgtttcatggtgtctctctctctgtctccgtgtgtttcatggtgtgtctttctctctgtctgcgtgtttcatggtgtgtctttctctctgtctgcgtgtttcatggtgtgtctctctgtctctgtctccgtgtgcttcatggtgtctctctctctgtctccatgtgtttcatggtgtgtctttctgtctccgtgtgtttcatggtgtctctctctgtctgcgtgtgtttcatggtgtgtctctctgtctccgtgtgtttcatggtgtgtttcatggtgtctctctctgtctccgtgtgtttcatggtgtctctctctgtctgcgtgtgtttcatggtgtctctctctctgtctccgtgtgtttcatggtgtgtctttctctctgtctgcgtgtttcatggtgtgtctttctctctgtctgcgtgtttcatggtgtgtctctctgtctctgtctacttttgtttcatggtgtgtctctctctctgactgcgtgtgtttcatggtgtctctctctctgtctgcgtgtttcatggtgtctctctctctgtctgcgtgtttcatggtgtctctctctctgtctgcgtgtttcatggtgtctctctctgtctctgtctgcgtgtgttttcatggtgtctctctctctgtctccgtttgtttcatggtgtctctctctcttcctgtgtgtgtttcatggtgtgtctttctctctgtctctctctctctgtctctctctgtctgtccgacagctctgtctcaggttctgctgttgtgcagtggttgcacagcctttcctctacagggagccaggttttcctgtgtctacccttctaaatggcaaggctgtgctcactgagcctgtactttttttctctctctctctgtgtgtgtctctctttctgcgtgtgtttcatggtgtgtgtgtgtgtctctgtgtgtttcatggtgtgtctctgtctctgtgtgtttcatggtgtgtctctctgtctctgtgtgtttcatggtgtgtctctctgtctctgtgtgtttcatggtgtgtctctctgtctctgtgtgtttcatggtgtttctctgtctctgtgtgtttcatggtgtgtctctctgtctctgtgtgtttcatggtgtgtctctgtctgtgtgtgtttcatggtgtgtgtctctctttctctgtgtgtgcttcatggtgtgtgtgtgtctccgtgcgTTTCATGGTGTGTCTGTATGcgtttttctctctctgtatgcgtgtttctctctctctctgtatgcgcgtgtctctctct
The Salvelinus fontinalis isolate EN_2023a chromosome 10, ASM2944872v1, whole genome shotgun sequence DNA segment above includes these coding regions:
- the LOC129864042 gene encoding small conductance calcium-activated potassium channel protein 2-like isoform X1 translates to METPLQLKNDLFQEQQFQHHCKYQHYCGREERFTKQRNQCCTCKNCTCDARKSLVFRGTSATTQGTLRTPSVTSSRQGCQFSVCEFKPSSHGSSSRHHHHQHCHNRQRGSPSSSHKESNSYNEIAMSSCRYNGGVMRPLSNLSSSRRNLHEFDSESQPLQPISTADASDTLASKPENNSTTLMPYASGDGGGGCNNSGSKSGKKKNQNIGQKLGHRRALFEKRKRLSDYALIFGMFGIVVMVIETELSWGAYGKESLYSLALKCLISLSTIILLGLVIIYHAREIQLFMVDNAADDWRIAMTYERIFFICLEILVCAIHPIPGNYTFTWTARLAFSYTPSKTDADVDIILSIPMFLRLYLIARVMLLHSKLFTDASSRSIGALNKINFNTRFVMKTLMTICPGTVLLVFTISLWIIAAWTVRACERYHDNMDITSNFLGAMWLISITFLTIGYGDMVPNTYCGKGVCLLTGIMGAGCTALVVAVVAKKLELTKAEKHVHNFMMDTQLTKRVKNTAANVLRETWLIYKNTKLVRKMDHARVRKHQRKFLQAIHQLRTSCMT